TACCGAAACGCCGCTGCTCCGGGTCGGGGAGGCGGGTTACCTGCGCGTGGTGGACAAGACCGTGCACGGGGCATTCCTCGACTGGGGACTGCATGGCAAAGACCTCTTCCTGCCCAACCGCAACCAGCAGGGCGGCATCCTCGCGGGACGGAGCTACATCGTATACCTCTATGAAGACAGCATCACGGGGCGCTGCGTGGCGACCACCAAGCTCAAGGGCTTCATCAACAACGACCTGATCACGGTGGAACCGCGCCAGGAGGTAGACCTGCTGGTCGCCTCGGAAAGCCCGATCGGTTACCGCGTGATCGTCAACAACCGCCATTGGGGCATGCTATACCGCAACCAGGTATTCCGCCCCGTAGCCATCGGCGACCGCATGAAGGGATACGTCCGCAAAATCACCGAGGACAACCGTATCGACGTGAGCCTCCAACAGGAAGGATATGCGCAGGTCAAGGATTCGGCAGAGGTTTTGCTGCAACTGGTGATCGACAACGGCGGGCACCTGCCGCTCAACGACGACAGTTCCCCGGAGGAGGTGAACCGCCTTACGGAAATGAGCAAAAAGGTCTTCAAACGCTCGCTGGGCGTGCTGATGAAACGCGGCGCGGTCGAAGTGGGCGAAGACGGGATAAAAGTCAAACGGCAATAATGGGTAAGATAAACACGGCGGAACGGGTTTCGCGCGAAATGTCCGACAATTTCGTCTTCCAGCGGTCGCTGCTGGCCTACCATGCCGCGGCGCAGCGCATCGGCGGCGACGTATTGGAGATCGGCACGGGAGCGGGTTACG
This Alistipes onderdonkii DNA region includes the following protein-coding sequences:
- a CDS encoding S1 RNA-binding domain-containing protein; protein product: MLRAGRTQKLTVSRVSEYGLYLTDEEQNEVLLPNRYISLADKPGDVKEVFVYHDSEDRLVATTETPLLRVGEAGYLRVVDKTVHGAFLDWGLHGKDLFLPNRNQQGGILAGRSYIVYLYEDSITGRCVATTKLKGFINNDLITVEPRQEVDLLVASESPIGYRVIVNNRHWGMLYRNQVFRPVAIGDRMKGYVRKITEDNRIDVSLQQEGYAQVKDSAEVLLQLVIDNGGHLPLNDDSSPEEVNRLTEMSKKVFKRSLGVLMKRGAVEVGEDGIKVKRQ